A single window of Candidatus Binatota bacterium DNA harbors:
- a CDS encoding molybdenum cofactor guanylyltransferase, translated as MAGPRSFRALRSLFARVPWAQEKIRLGCARVSCARARRSVKGVDGLLLAGGRSSRFGRDKRVALLSGEPLWAITLGKLRRVAGGRVMIAGGGGPALYRHGSRVEKVPDAVIGGGPLAALVAGLQRSSSGLVVLACDLPWISSSVLEGVARAGLACGLPVAPRGPRGWEPLAAWYPVSVLPLALSLLGGGCASPQRLLDKAGALALDWPARRQFRNVNRQGDLPAA; from the coding sequence CTGGCAGGGCCTCGATCGTTTCGGGCGCTACGTTCTTTATTCGCTCGCGTCCCGTGGGCGCAGGAAAAAATTCGACTGGGCTGCGCGAGAGTTAGCTGCGCGAGAGCGAGACGGTCGGTGAAGGGCGTAGATGGACTGTTACTCGCCGGCGGTCGGTCGAGCAGGTTCGGTCGCGACAAGAGGGTGGCACTGTTGAGCGGAGAGCCGCTGTGGGCCATCACGCTGGGCAAGCTGCGACGGGTGGCAGGTGGTCGCGTGATGATAGCGGGCGGTGGCGGCCCGGCCCTGTACAGGCACGGCTCGCGGGTTGAGAAAGTACCCGACGCCGTGATCGGTGGCGGCCCGCTGGCGGCGTTGGTTGCCGGACTGCAGCGCAGCAGCAGCGGCCTGGTCGTGCTGGCCTGCGACCTGCCCTGGATCAGCAGTTCGGTGTTGGAGGGAGTGGCGCGGGCGGGGTTGGCCTGCGGGCTTCCGGTGGCACCGCGCGGGCCGCGGGGCTGGGAGCCGCTGGCGGCCTGGTACCCGGTGTCGGTCTTGCCCCTGGCGCTGTCGCTGCTGGGGGGTGGCTGCGCCTCGCCGCAGCGCCTGTTGGACAAGGCCGGTGCGCTGGCACTTGACTGGCCGGCGCGCCGGCAGTTTCGTAACGTAAACAGGCAGGGTGATCTTCCCGCCGCATAG
- a CDS encoding TlyA family RNA methyltransferase, with translation MAAAGSTGGRLRADLLLVEQGLAVDGDEAARLIMAGQAWAGTERLDKPGQLLAADLALRVERGSDWASRGALKLSHALEVFDLEVTDRVCLDAGASSGGFTDCLLRAGASRVYAVDVGYGQLDWRLRGDPRVVVMERCNVRAVDREQLSPPPTLLVADLSFVSLTTLLEKLSALAGPAGELLLLVKPQFETTRDKLEGGILRDDAERGLAVQRVVSRARELGLTERGQTESPITGARGNRELLLHFTVGADAPG, from the coding sequence GTGGCAGCTGCTGGATCTACTGGCGGTCGACTGCGCGCCGACCTCCTGCTGGTGGAGCAGGGGCTGGCTGTCGACGGCGATGAGGCCGCACGTTTGATCATGGCTGGCCAGGCCTGGGCGGGCACCGAGCGGCTGGACAAGCCGGGCCAACTACTGGCCGCCGACCTGGCGCTCAGGGTGGAACGGGGCAGTGACTGGGCCTCGCGCGGCGCCCTCAAGCTTTCCCACGCGCTGGAAGTTTTTGACCTCGAGGTCACGGACCGCGTGTGTCTTGACGCGGGTGCCTCCTCGGGGGGCTTTACCGACTGCCTGCTGCGCGCCGGTGCCAGCAGGGTGTACGCCGTCGACGTAGGTTACGGGCAACTCGACTGGCGCTTGCGCGGCGACCCGCGAGTGGTGGTCATGGAACGCTGCAACGTGCGTGCTGTCGATCGCGAGCAGCTCAGTCCACCGCCCACGCTGCTGGTGGCCGACCTGTCGTTCGTGTCGCTAACCACCTTGCTCGAAAAACTCTCTGCCCTGGCTGGGCCCGCCGGGGAACTGTTGTTGCTGGTGAAGCCGCAGTTCGAGACCACGCGCGATAAACTCGAAGGCGGCATCCTGCGCGATGACGCCGAGCGCGGGTTGGCGGTCCAAAGGGTAGTGTCGCGCGCGCGCGAGCTGGGGCTGACAGAGAGGGGGCAGACCGAAAGCCCGATCACCGGCGCGCGTGGCAACCGCGAGTTGCTGTTGCATTTTACCGTCGGGGCCGACGCTCCCGGGTGA
- a CDS encoding polyprenyl synthetase family protein: protein MPCSKRSTNLPAAPTAACRRRASRVKTTAESANPAIALEARVEELSSRLESSLAAVLPGISGAGAADAASPSREFGVDRLVESMRYSLQTPGKRVRPLLLLAAARGLGAPLESALPFATALEMIHAYSLIHDDLPAMDDDELRRGQPTNHVLFGDGMATLAGDGLLTEAFCLLMACSADPALTLRIAGEFARAAGVQGMVGGQAADLMAEGLQSGDGAAAAGGDKRGDRAELLRAIHRRKTGELLQVSAVAGVLLAGGDSAQLAAADDFGLHFGLAFQIADDVKDELLDTAATGKRAGGDRARGKLTYPAVHGVARALELGRAELAAALAALAPLGPAGGLLQHIASSSVVPVFEQAAG from the coding sequence ATGCCGTGCAGCAAAAGATCGACGAACTTACCCGCGGCGCCGACGGCAGCCTGTCGACGAAGAGCTTCGAGGGTGAAGACGACGGCTGAGTCGGCCAACCCGGCCATTGCTCTCGAGGCACGGGTGGAGGAGTTGTCCTCTCGCCTCGAATCAAGTCTCGCGGCGGTGCTTCCCGGGATAAGCGGTGCCGGTGCCGCGGATGCTGCTTCGCCCAGTCGCGAGTTTGGAGTCGACCGCCTCGTCGAGTCGATGCGTTACAGCCTGCAGACACCGGGCAAGCGCGTACGGCCGCTGTTGTTGCTCGCCGCTGCCCGCGGATTGGGAGCACCCTTGGAAAGCGCGCTCCCTTTCGCCACAGCGCTCGAGATGATCCACGCCTACTCGCTGATCCACGACGACCTACCGGCCATGGACGACGACGAGCTGAGGCGCGGTCAACCTACCAACCACGTGTTGTTCGGCGACGGCATGGCCACGCTGGCCGGCGACGGATTATTGACCGAGGCCTTCTGTTTGCTGATGGCTTGCAGCGCCGACCCCGCGCTGACCCTGCGAATTGCGGGTGAGTTTGCGCGGGCGGCGGGCGTGCAGGGCATGGTCGGGGGGCAGGCTGCCGACCTCATGGCCGAGGGCCTGCAGAGTGGCGACGGTGCTGCTGCTGCGGGTGGCGACAAGCGCGGCGACAGGGCTGAACTGCTGCGCGCGATACACCGCCGCAAAACCGGCGAGCTTCTCCAGGTCTCTGCGGTCGCCGGGGTCCTGTTGGCCGGTGGCGATTCGGCGCAACTTGCTGCTGCCGATGACTTTGGACTCCACTTCGGCCTCGCCTTTCAGATCGCCGACGACGTAAAAGACGAGCTGCTCGACACCGCGGCCACCGGCAAGCGAGCTGGGGGTGACCGAGCGCGTGGCAAGCTCACCTACCCGGCCGTACACGGAGTGGCTCGTGCGCTGGAGCTCGGTCGCGCCGAACTGGCAGCGGCCCTGGCCGCGCTCGCGCCACTCGGTCCAGCCGGCGGGCTTTTGCAGCATATTGCCAGCAGCAGCGTCGTGCCCGTTTTTGAGCAGGCGGCAGGCTGA
- the xseB gene encoding exodeoxyribonuclease VII small subunit, with translation MPAKKKETTNKQGPSFEEAMAELEETVRKLDEGDVPLEESLVAFEKGVALVRLLHGRLDAVQQKIDELTRGADGSLSTKSFEGEDDG, from the coding sequence ATGCCAGCTAAGAAAAAAGAAACAACGAACAAGCAGGGGCCGAGCTTCGAAGAGGCCATGGCCGAGCTCGAAGAAACCGTGCGCAAACTCGACGAGGGGGACGTGCCCCTGGAGGAGTCGCTGGTGGCTTTCGAAAAAGGCGTGGCGCTGGTGCGCTTGCTGCACGGTCGCCTTGATGCCGTGCAGCAAAAGATCGACGAACTTACCCGCGGCGCCGACGGCAGCCTGTCGACGAAGAGCTTCGAGGGTGAAGACGACGGCTGA
- a CDS encoding M23 family metallopeptidase, which translates to MKNFLKRNRFAGLYMPAFAPPVATVALLVAAFLFLPSHAPAMDVGELVFDPTEPRPGDIVRVVTRLPMKVHAGTLTVEGRTFKGFETGGLMTTYIGIDLGVRPGLKDVRWRMGAETGAYGVTVVDREFGKESLKVASSYTDLDPKTIKRVTAEKIRLDKLWKQSTEEKYWSKSFVRPAVGPGGSPFGLRRFFNGQARSPHSGIDIKANRGSEVYASNTGKVVVADDLFFTGNTVVIDHGLGLYTIYAHLSKIEVEEGVMVERSQLLGLVGATGRVTGPHLHWAAKLGGARVDPLGLPGLVF; encoded by the coding sequence ATGAAAAATTTTCTCAAGCGTAATCGTTTTGCCGGGCTTTATATGCCGGCATTCGCACCACCCGTGGCAACCGTGGCCCTACTGGTAGCGGCGTTTCTGTTCCTGCCGTCTCACGCGCCCGCCATGGATGTTGGCGAGCTGGTCTTCGACCCGACCGAACCGCGCCCGGGGGATATAGTGCGCGTGGTCACGAGGCTGCCCATGAAGGTACACGCCGGCACGCTTACCGTGGAGGGCCGTACCTTCAAAGGATTTGAGACCGGCGGCTTGATGACCACTTACATAGGCATAGACCTGGGCGTGAGACCGGGCCTCAAAGACGTGCGCTGGCGCATGGGTGCCGAGACAGGCGCTTACGGCGTCACGGTGGTCGACAGGGAGTTCGGCAAGGAGTCGCTCAAGGTGGCGTCGAGCTACACCGACCTCGACCCCAAGACCATAAAGCGGGTCACCGCCGAGAAGATCCGGCTCGATAAGCTCTGGAAGCAATCCACGGAGGAGAAGTACTGGTCAAAATCTTTCGTGCGGCCCGCGGTCGGCCCGGGCGGTTCGCCTTTTGGCCTGCGCAGGTTTTTTAACGGCCAGGCCCGCAGCCCCCATTCCGGCATAGACATCAAGGCCAACCGTGGCTCGGAGGTGTATGCTTCGAACACGGGCAAGGTCGTAGTGGCCGACGATCTTTTCTTTACCGGCAACACCGTGGTCATCGATCACGGCCTGGGCCTCTACACGATCTATGCCCACCTCTCGAAGATCGAGGTCGAAGAGGGGGTGATGGTGGAGCGTTCGCAGTTGCTCGGGCTGGTGGGTGCCACCGGGCGGGTGACCGGGCCGCACCTGCACTGGGCTGCAAAGCTGGGTGGCGCACGGGTGGACCCGCTGGGCCTGCCCGGCCTGGTATTTTGA